A section of the Deltaproteobacteria bacterium genome encodes:
- a CDS encoding aminotransferase class V-fold PLP-dependent enzyme — protein sequence MIYFDNACTSFPKPRAVVEAMRDFSLHVGSSPGRSGHRLALEGSRLVFEARERLSRLFNIPRSERLVFTSNATEALNLAIMGLLKQGDHVVAPSMEHNSVMRPLHYLSRRGVIDLSLVPCSKQGHIDLDALKRSIRRNTRLIAVNHASNVVGTLAPLEEIGRISGEIPFLVDAAQSAGAVPIDVESWSIDLLAFTGHKSLYGPQGTGGLFIHEGIDLKPMKLGGTGSRSESWDPPDFLPDRYEAGTPNTIGIVGLGEGVRFVQEQGVERIRHHEIELTKTLLEGLGEIEGVTVYGPERPEERTATVSINLKGLETSDVGYRLDREFDIMTRVGLHCNPGAHRTLGTFPGGTVRLSMGYFNTREEVAEVLEALGKIATGR from the coding sequence ATGATCTACTTTGACAACGCCTGCACCAGTTTTCCGAAACCCCGGGCCGTGGTGGAGGCAATGCGGGATTTCAGCCTCCATGTCGGGTCGAGCCCGGGCCGGTCCGGCCACAGGCTCGCCTTGGAGGGGAGCCGGCTGGTCTTTGAGGCACGGGAGAGACTCTCCCGACTCTTCAACATCCCACGGTCCGAGCGGCTGGTCTTTACGTCAAATGCCACGGAGGCCCTCAATCTGGCCATCATGGGTCTCCTCAAGCAAGGGGACCACGTGGTGGCCCCCTCCATGGAACACAACTCGGTGATGCGGCCCCTCCACTACCTGTCCAGAAGGGGGGTCATCGATCTCTCCCTCGTGCCCTGCTCCAAACAGGGTCATATCGATCTCGATGCTCTGAAGCGGTCGATCAGAAGGAACACCCGACTCATAGCGGTGAATCACGCCTCCAATGTTGTGGGTACCCTCGCCCCCTTGGAAGAAATCGGCAGGATATCAGGAGAAATCCCCTTTCTCGTTGATGCCGCCCAGTCGGCCGGAGCGGTTCCCATCGATGTCGAGTCATGGTCGATCGATCTGCTGGCCTTTACCGGGCACAAAAGCCTGTACGGACCCCAGGGCACGGGTGGGCTTTTCATTCACGAGGGAATCGACTTGAAGCCCATGAAACTCGGAGGAACCGGAAGCAGATCCGAATCGTGGGATCCTCCGGACTTCTTGCCGGATCGATACGAAGCGGGCACACCGAACACGATCGGGATCGTCGGGCTGGGCGAGGGGGTGCGGTTTGTTCAGGAACAGGGAGTCGAAAGAATCCGTCATCACGAAATCGAGCTTACCAAAACGCTTCTTGAGGGCCTTGGAGAGATAGAGGGGGTCACCGTATACGGCCCGGAGCGGCCGGAAGAACGGACCGCCACTGTTTCGATCAATCTGAAGGGCCTTGAGACCTCTGACGTAGGATACCGTCTCGACCGGGAGTTCGACATCATGACCCGCGTAGGGCTCCACTGCAACCCAGGAGCCCACAGGACCCTGGGGACCTTTCCCGGTGGGACCGTACGTCTGAGCATGGGCTATTTCAACACTCGGGAGGAGGTGGCAGAGGTGCTCGAAGCCCTCGGAAAGATAGCCACGGGCCGGTAG
- a CDS encoding DUF3343 domain-containing protein, giving the protein MAAGADTFRTSGLCAAVLESIHHVIKGEKALKAAGLRIDVVPVPRQISSECGMALEFSCQDRDRVERLLADQGVTVVGIYRFERGRFSAL; this is encoded by the coding sequence ATGGCAGCAGGGGCAGATACTTTCCGAACCAGCGGGCTCTGCGCAGCAGTCCTCGAATCGATACACCACGTCATAAAGGGGGAGAAGGCCCTCAAGGCGGCCGGGCTCAGAATCGATGTAGTCCCCGTGCCCCGCCAGATCAGCTCGGAGTGCGGCATGGCCCTGGAGTTCTCCTGCCAGGACAGGGATCGGGTGGAACGACTCCTGGCAGACCAAGGTGTAACGGTGGTGGGAATCTACAGATTCGAAAGGGGCCGATTCTCGGCCCTGTGA
- the selD gene encoding selenide, water dikinase SelD: MKERVHLTQKTRASGUAAKIGPGALDQALEGLPIVKDPNLIAGFDRGEDAGVYRISDDLALIQTVDFFTPVVDDPYTFGQVAATNAMSDVYAMGGRPLTCLNVVGFPIKHMEIEVLRRILEGGFSKIQEAGAVLVGGHSVDDEELKYGLSVTGVIHPDRVVSNGGALPGDVLVLTKPLGTGVIATALKGEMASEAAVTLMTEIMTTLNRRPSELMQEFGADGCTDVTGFGLLGHALEMARASRVGMVIHSERVPLLEEAKDYAAMGLVPAGTRANRDFVSCGVDMEANLSPFLVDLLYDPQTSGGLLIAIPHEKGQGLVEALHREGVSAARVIGEVVEKPEGRIIVRQ; encoded by the coding sequence ATGAAGGAAAGAGTGCATCTGACCCAGAAGACGCGTGCCTCGGGCTGAGCAGCCAAGATCGGTCCAGGGGCACTGGACCAGGCTCTCGAGGGCCTTCCCATTGTGAAGGATCCGAATCTCATTGCAGGGTTCGACCGGGGGGAGGACGCGGGTGTGTATAGGATCTCTGACGATCTGGCACTGATCCAGACAGTGGATTTCTTCACCCCCGTGGTCGACGATCCCTATACCTTCGGCCAGGTGGCTGCAACCAATGCAATGAGCGATGTCTACGCCATGGGGGGAAGACCGCTCACCTGTCTCAATGTGGTCGGCTTCCCGATCAAACACATGGAGATAGAGGTGCTCCGAAGGATCCTGGAGGGAGGATTCTCCAAGATCCAAGAAGCCGGAGCCGTGCTGGTGGGCGGGCACTCGGTGGACGATGAAGAGTTGAAATACGGTCTCTCGGTGACGGGCGTGATCCATCCTGACCGGGTCGTATCGAACGGCGGTGCACTCCCGGGGGACGTGCTCGTCCTGACAAAGCCTCTGGGTACCGGTGTCATTGCAACTGCTCTCAAAGGGGAGATGGCCTCAGAGGCTGCCGTGACCCTGATGACGGAAATCATGACGACTCTCAACAGGAGACCCTCGGAGCTCATGCAGGAATTCGGTGCAGACGGGTGCACCGATGTTACGGGATTCGGACTCCTCGGCCACGCCCTGGAGATGGCCCGGGCAAGCAGGGTGGGGATGGTCATCCACAGCGAAAGGGTCCCCCTCTTGGAGGAGGCCAAAGACTACGCCGCCATGGGGCTGGTGCCCGCCGGTACAAGGGCCAACCGGGATTTTGTCTCATGCGGTGTCGATATGGAGGCGAACCTCTCGCCCTTTCTCGTGGACCTCCTCTACGATCCCCAGACCTCTGGAGGCCTTCTTATTGCCATCCCACACGAGAAGGGGCAGGGCTTGGTCGAGGCTCTCCATCGGGAAGGCGTGAGCGCTGCTCGAGTCATCGGAGAGGTCGTGGAAAAACCCGAAGGGAGGATCATCGTCAGGCAATAG
- a CDS encoding DUF2156 domain-containing protein, producing the protein MKGFEIPQPIPASICLACDVCCRFPERESFLAPFFTEEELLGALETGEGGVEFRGVPQSAGGQVVPVPWADGFRCPFFEGETHFCRIYRRRPLDCRLYPYALMLDPSGSGVWLGVDTKCPATGDPEILESLVASGTAIAEASMCPELIGILKRSPRLIGPHQRDVLPLLRLEELTEALLAAGRLIPWESPCHAFPGRFADEEEPVPPVPVESLRPLTISDRAVMEAHLRQRKPRLASHSFAVQFMSRDLVSPLWCELEEFFCLWAFDGGTVYMPLPPLGPGDLRRVLPRCFAFMDQHNERPWISRIENLCFSDVSGGILEEFRIRPGFPDYLYRREDLVELQGRAFRARRSDCRAFARNPGIDYRPYEQEDEVPCQALFDRWQADRMEKTADPVARKMLEDSRSYHFQVLAHGPAMGLTGRVVCMLGDVVAYTFGFPLNEETFVVALEVTEPSLRGASAYVFREFSRELEGYRYIDAMDDSGLPGLRRLKWSYHPCRLEPALVLYRG; encoded by the coding sequence ATGAAAGGATTCGAGATTCCCCAGCCCATACCTGCGAGTATCTGCCTGGCCTGCGATGTGTGCTGCCGCTTTCCAGAGAGGGAGAGTTTCCTCGCCCCCTTTTTCACCGAAGAGGAGCTCCTTGGGGCTCTGGAGACCGGAGAGGGTGGGGTCGAATTTCGAGGCGTACCGCAATCGGCGGGTGGGCAGGTTGTCCCGGTGCCCTGGGCTGACGGGTTCAGGTGCCCCTTTTTCGAAGGGGAGACGCATTTCTGCCGGATCTACCGGAGGCGTCCTCTAGACTGCCGGCTCTATCCCTATGCCTTGATGCTCGATCCGAGCGGCTCCGGTGTATGGCTGGGAGTTGATACGAAATGTCCGGCCACCGGTGATCCCGAAATCCTGGAGAGCCTTGTGGCTTCCGGTACCGCAATCGCCGAAGCCTCCATGTGTCCGGAGCTGATCGGAATTCTCAAGAGATCTCCCCGTCTGATCGGCCCTCACCAGAGAGACGTGTTGCCCCTGCTGCGTCTCGAGGAGTTGACGGAGGCTCTTCTCGCCGCGGGGCGGTTGATCCCGTGGGAATCGCCGTGTCACGCCTTCCCAGGCCGGTTCGCCGATGAAGAGGAGCCCGTTCCTCCCGTTCCGGTCGAATCCCTCCGGCCTCTCACCATCTCCGACCGGGCGGTCATGGAGGCTCACCTGAGGCAGAGGAAGCCCAGGCTTGCAAGTCACTCCTTCGCCGTCCAGTTCATGTCGAGGGACCTGGTCTCTCCCCTCTGGTGTGAGCTGGAAGAGTTCTTCTGCCTTTGGGCCTTTGACGGGGGGACCGTTTACATGCCCCTGCCGCCCCTGGGACCTGGAGATCTTCGAAGGGTTCTGCCCCGCTGTTTCGCCTTCATGGATCAGCACAACGAGCGACCCTGGATTTCCAGGATCGAGAATCTCTGTTTTTCGGATGTTTCCGGTGGGATCCTCGAGGAGTTTCGCATCCGACCGGGTTTTCCGGATTACCTGTACCGGAGAGAGGACCTGGTGGAGCTGCAAGGGCGGGCCTTCCGTGCCAGGAGATCCGACTGCCGCGCCTTTGCCAGAAATCCCGGAATCGACTACAGGCCGTATGAACAGGAAGACGAGGTTCCCTGCCAGGCCCTCTTTGACCGCTGGCAGGCCGATCGTATGGAGAAGACCGCCGACCCTGTTGCCAGAAAGATGCTCGAAGACTCCAGATCCTATCACTTCCAGGTGCTTGCTCATGGGCCGGCCATGGGCCTGACAGGCAGGGTTGTCTGTATGCTCGGGGACGTGGTGGCCTATACCTTCGGTTTCCCTCTCAACGAGGAGACCTTTGTCGTGGCCCTGGAGGTGACGGAGCCCTCATTACGAGGAGCTTCTGCCTATGTTTTTCGTGAGTTTTCGAGGGAGTTGGAGGGCTATCGATACATCGACGCCATGGATGACTCGGGCCTCCCGGGATTGAGGCGCCTGAAGTGGTCCTATCATCCCTGCCGCCTGGAGCCGGCCCTGGTTCTGTACAGGGGGTGA
- a CDS encoding TIGR04076 family protein: MMLVIKVIEIKGKCPVYEPGDRIVLREGYILDPGSTGGVCMHSLASLLPYYVALSRGVKSRDLGLSREGSEECYVQCLDPCEITGGGTVRFEISRVEEP; the protein is encoded by the coding sequence ATGATGCTGGTGATTAAAGTAATTGAGATCAAAGGGAAGTGCCCTGTATACGAACCAGGTGACAGGATCGTTCTCAGGGAGGGTTATATCCTCGATCCGGGCAGTACAGGTGGTGTATGCATGCATTCCCTCGCTTCGCTCCTCCCCTACTACGTGGCTTTGTCAAGAGGGGTGAAATCGAGGGACCTCGGCCTTTCCAGGGAGGGTTCCGAGGAGTGCTATGTCCAGTGTCTCGATCCCTGCGAGATAACGGGAGGTGGAACGGTGCGCTTCGAGATCTCCAGGGTGGAAGAGCCCTGA
- the apgM gene encoding 2,3-bisphosphoglycerate-independent phosphoglycerate mutase, translating to MIIELEVLIPDRPGALIEMLTPISENDCNILSISHGEKREEDGLIRVSAKLEAADRSFRDVMNLIRTRYGELRIEIIRFAAAGLVGSGAKQKKRVLVVLLDGATDVPLPELGNRTPLEVAGIPTLHRLAKEGVCGSFTALGSGTLVGSDTAMLAILGYDPYRVYTGRGPLEVAGAGLDLRPGDVSLRCNYVTITDDFRLVNRTAGYPREGLDRLEKALNRIRLSDPKVEFRFSNSQDYRCVVRFRGYKISADVSDMDPHYNAVADALDNLDLLGEGESKIITAKPLKATAEARNMADILNEFVTKAHRVLRDLPFNRARVARGLPPVNGIMPRGAGETPSLPSFQSRWGMRGGCVAGTGLIKGVGRLTGMTVPEVPGATGYVDTDYLGKARKALDLLADNHDFVLIHVEGIDEVSHDRDAKAKIKALEDSSEGLVRHLVENLPDDVVLCVLSDHTSSTLLGDHTIDPTGILIWSKARGFRSDPAERFVESEFPRGSLARVEGREVVPLLMGFAQRLQKFGA from the coding sequence ATGATCATCGAACTCGAGGTCTTGATTCCGGATCGACCGGGCGCATTGATCGAGATGCTGACACCGATCTCAGAGAATGACTGTAACATCCTGAGCATCTCCCATGGCGAGAAACGGGAGGAGGACGGCCTGATTCGGGTCTCCGCCAAGTTAGAGGCGGCCGACAGAAGCTTCCGGGATGTGATGAACCTCATCAGGACGAGGTATGGAGAACTCCGCATCGAGATCATCAGGTTTGCCGCTGCCGGTCTGGTGGGAAGCGGGGCAAAGCAGAAGAAGAGGGTTCTGGTGGTCCTTCTGGACGGGGCGACGGATGTTCCTCTCCCCGAACTGGGTAACCGGACCCCCCTTGAGGTGGCCGGGATTCCCACTCTCCACAGGTTGGCCAAAGAGGGGGTATGCGGCTCTTTCACCGCTCTGGGCTCGGGTACCCTGGTGGGCTCGGATACGGCCATGCTGGCCATCCTGGGTTATGATCCGTACCGGGTCTACACCGGGAGGGGGCCTCTCGAGGTGGCCGGTGCCGGGTTGGATCTCCGGCCCGGGGATGTCTCGCTCCGGTGCAACTATGTGACAATAACCGATGACTTCAGACTGGTGAATCGGACGGCGGGGTATCCGCGGGAAGGACTCGACAGGCTGGAGAAGGCCCTGAATAGGATCCGGCTCTCGGACCCCAAGGTTGAATTTCGGTTTTCCAATTCCCAGGATTACAGGTGTGTGGTCCGGTTTCGGGGATACAAGATCTCTGCGGACGTTTCTGATATGGATCCGCACTACAACGCCGTCGCAGACGCCCTGGACAACCTCGATCTCCTTGGGGAAGGGGAGTCGAAGATCATTACGGCAAAACCCCTGAAGGCGACGGCAGAGGCCAGAAACATGGCCGACATCCTGAATGAATTCGTGACCAAAGCCCACCGGGTTCTCAGGGATCTGCCCTTCAATCGGGCGAGGGTTGCCAGGGGTCTGCCCCCTGTCAACGGGATCATGCCCAGGGGAGCGGGAGAGACGCCCTCCCTTCCGAGTTTCCAGTCGAGATGGGGGATGAGGGGAGGGTGTGTGGCTGGAACGGGGCTGATAAAGGGGGTCGGCAGGCTCACCGGGATGACGGTCCCAGAGGTGCCGGGAGCAACCGGATATGTGGATACGGACTATCTGGGCAAGGCCAGAAAGGCTCTCGACCTCCTCGCAGACAATCATGATTTTGTGTTGATTCACGTTGAGGGGATCGATGAGGTCAGCCATGACAGGGATGCAAAGGCAAAGATCAAGGCCCTCGAGGATTCCTCCGAAGGGTTGGTCCGCCATCTCGTTGAAAACCTCCCAGATGATGTGGTCCTCTGCGTGTTGTCTGACCACACCAGTTCGACTCTCCTCGGCGATCACACCATCGACCCTACGGGCATCTTGATATGGTCGAAGGCCCGAGGTTTCCGGAGCGATCCGGCGGAGAGGTTTGTGGAGAGTGAATTCCCCAGGGGCTCTCTTGCGAGGGTGGAAGGCCGGGAAGTCGTGCCTCTCCTCATGGGGTTTGCCCAACGGCTGCAGAAGTTCGGGGCCTGA
- a CDS encoding adenylate kinase encodes MRIVLLGPPGAGKGTVAKALMDLEGSVQISTGDILRNAVKSGTELGKRAQGYMERGELVPDDLIMEIMESRLREPDCEKGFILDGFPRTIPQAEALKRLLEKLHLKLDLVVNLDVPKAVILDRLTTRRTCSNPDCQEIYNIKSKPPTEDGRCRKCGWPVVQRDDETEEAITKRLETYNEKTAPLIDFYKKERLLKTISSTSSEQIVSMIREAVRSG; translated from the coding sequence ATGAGAATAGTCCTGTTGGGACCGCCTGGTGCGGGAAAGGGTACGGTGGCAAAGGCGCTCATGGACCTGGAAGGGTCTGTCCAGATTTCCACGGGAGACATTCTGAGAAACGCGGTCAAGTCCGGGACCGAACTGGGGAAGAGGGCTCAGGGCTATATGGAGCGGGGAGAACTCGTTCCTGACGATCTCATCATGGAGATCATGGAGTCGAGGCTCAGAGAACCCGACTGCGAGAAGGGATTCATCCTCGACGGATTTCCGAGGACAATACCACAGGCCGAGGCACTGAAAAGACTGTTAGAAAAACTCCACCTCAAGCTGGATCTGGTGGTGAACCTGGATGTTCCGAAGGCGGTCATCCTGGATCGGCTCACTACCAGGAGGACTTGCTCCAACCCCGACTGCCAGGAGATCTATAACATCAAGAGCAAGCCTCCCACCGAGGATGGCAGATGCAGGAAATGCGGCTGGCCCGTGGTTCAGCGCGACGACGAAACGGAAGAAGCCATCACCAAGCGACTTGAAACTTACAACGAGAAGACCGCCCCTCTTATAGATTTCTACAAAAAGGAGAGGCTCCTCAAGACGATCAGCTCGACAAGCAGCGAACAGATCGTATCGATGATCAGAGAGGCCGTCAGATCCGGGTAG
- the dapA gene encoding 4-hydroxy-tetrahydrodipicolinate synthase, with protein MRLERFEGCWTAIVTPMLPNGDVDYRGLEKNVAFQTSHGVNLVPTGTTGESPTLDWDEHERVIGETIRFAGGKVFVMAGTGSNSTREALRATEHAVEMGVDAVLLVDCYYNGPSSLELRKEYYAPIAERFPGIFVTPYIIPGRTGTYLEVEDLAILNRHYSNVRAVKEATGDMERMVKTRRLLGSDFDILSGDDDKTFEMMTNTDIGGTGVVSVVSNVVPGAVSDLTRSLLKGDKERAEQLRAGLDPLFKIVTVKTTEQYEGFTVSCRFRNPLPINTLMNGLGIPAGPCRRPLGKMTPKGVAVVREAVRAVYEKNPEFLAPIEEHYKVRVVDRIADDRFWKTDEPGDV; from the coding sequence ATGAGACTGGAGAGGTTTGAGGGGTGTTGGACGGCCATTGTAACTCCCATGCTGCCCAACGGAGATGTGGACTATCGAGGTCTCGAAAAGAACGTGGCTTTTCAGACCAGCCATGGGGTGAATCTCGTACCCACCGGGACCACGGGTGAGTCGCCCACCCTGGACTGGGATGAACACGAACGGGTCATCGGTGAGACCATACGCTTTGCAGGGGGGAAGGTTTTTGTCATGGCCGGGACGGGCAGCAATTCCACCAGGGAGGCTCTCCGCGCCACGGAGCACGCCGTGGAGATGGGAGTCGATGCGGTGCTGCTGGTGGATTGCTACTACAACGGTCCAAGCTCCCTGGAACTCAGGAAGGAGTATTACGCTCCCATCGCCGAGAGGTTCCCCGGGATCTTTGTCACTCCTTACATTATTCCAGGCAGGACAGGTACATACCTGGAAGTCGAGGATCTCGCGATTCTTAACCGTCACTATAGTAACGTGAGGGCGGTAAAGGAGGCCACGGGTGACATGGAACGGATGGTCAAGACGAGGAGACTCTTGGGCAGCGACTTCGATATCCTGTCAGGCGATGATGACAAGACCTTTGAGATGATGACCAACACCGATATTGGCGGTACGGGGGTAGTCTCCGTTGTTTCCAATGTCGTTCCAGGAGCGGTTTCGGACCTCACAAGATCCCTCCTGAAGGGGGACAAGGAGAGGGCGGAGCAGCTGAGAGCGGGCTTGGATCCTCTCTTCAAAATCGTCACGGTCAAGACGACAGAGCAATACGAGGGCTTTACCGTGAGTTGCCGGTTCAGAAACCCCCTGCCCATCAACACGCTCATGAACGGCCTCGGCATTCCGGCCGGCCCCTGTCGTCGACCCCTCGGGAAGATGACGCCCAAAGGGGTGGCCGTGGTCAGGGAGGCCGTCCGGGCAGTCTACGAGAAGAATCCCGAGTTTCTGGCTCCCATCGAAGAGCACTACAAGGTGAGGGTGGTCGACCGAATCGCCGATGATAGGTTCTGGAAGACGGATGAGCCTGGTGACGTGTAG
- a CDS encoding MoxR family ATPase encodes MELAVEVEKRSEPSLEESDLREDIEKIHRLVAEIEKVIVGQSQVISRIVVALLADGHVLLEGVPGLAKTLLVSALGSAMGAVFRRIQMVPDMLPSDLIGTYVYVGNRFRLQKGPLVDCHVALVDEINRAPAKTQAALLQAMQERQVTVMGKDTLELHDPFIVLATQNPVEQDGTYPLPEAQLDRFLFKVVVGYPSPQAEMDILTNINLDQRDKLKAIGQVLEPGDICRLRETIKAEVSVGYYAHQYIVQLVRATRFPEEFGLKSFERVIRLGASPRATMALRDAARVEAFLQNRRHVYPDDIHAVARDVLRHRIFLEFSAQAGGLNVETVLEEVLEGVPIP; translated from the coding sequence ATGGAGCTCGCCGTTGAGGTCGAAAAAAGATCAGAGCCCAGCTTGGAGGAATCGGATCTCCGCGAAGACATAGAAAAAATACACAGACTGGTGGCGGAAATCGAGAAGGTCATCGTAGGCCAGAGCCAGGTGATCTCCCGGATCGTGGTGGCCCTTCTCGCAGACGGCCATGTGCTCCTGGAAGGAGTACCCGGGCTCGCCAAGACCCTGCTCGTCTCAGCCCTCGGCTCAGCCATGGGAGCCGTTTTCCGAAGAATCCAAATGGTTCCCGACATGCTCCCCAGCGACCTCATCGGGACCTATGTCTATGTGGGCAACCGCTTCAGGCTCCAGAAGGGCCCTCTTGTCGACTGCCATGTGGCCCTGGTGGATGAGATCAACAGGGCCCCCGCAAAGACCCAGGCGGCATTGCTCCAGGCCATGCAGGAGCGGCAGGTTACCGTCATGGGGAAGGACACCCTGGAGTTGCACGACCCCTTCATCGTCCTTGCCACCCAGAATCCGGTAGAACAGGACGGTACCTATCCACTGCCGGAGGCCCAACTGGACCGGTTTCTCTTCAAAGTCGTGGTTGGATATCCCAGTCCCCAGGCTGAGATGGACATCCTGACCAACATAAATCTGGATCAGAGAGACAAACTCAAGGCCATCGGTCAGGTCCTCGAACCAGGAGACATCTGCCGGCTCAGAGAGACCATCAAGGCCGAAGTCTCCGTCGGGTACTATGCCCACCAGTACATCGTCCAACTGGTCCGGGCTACCCGTTTTCCCGAGGAGTTCGGCCTGAAATCCTTTGAAAGAGTCATCAGGTTGGGTGCTTCCCCCCGGGCGACCATGGCCCTGAGAGATGCTGCCAGAGTTGAGGCCTTCCTCCAAAACCGGCGGCATGTGTATCCCGACGACATTCACGCCGTGGCGAGGGATGTTCTGAGGCATAGAATCTTCCTCGAGTTCTCGGCCCAAGCCGGAGGGCTGAACGTGGAAACTGTTCTCGAGGAAGTTCTGGAAGGGGTCCCTATCCCGTGA
- a CDS encoding DUF58 domain-containing protein produces MREILSKIAEVDYYVRWYSRQHDRGIWASRQLGGAAEFETITEYELGDNPRSINWSATARTGGHRILKNTRLTEANLAVFLVVDLTPSMDFGTVRTTKRRLAAEISAVLAHAAWRCGDRVGFIGYGSGVEVEWPLRNARDYRLLIPEKILQVRSHGNGESGLGRALVRLPQKRSLVFIVSDFQDDLEELEIALKPVAITHDVVPLVLWDPRERILPRKRCVTVVKDLETGTTRTVWLGGIRKRTAFQRKAEAMVGRLKALFHRLGMDALWISQETDYVGELGKFFSLRRRAG; encoded by the coding sequence GTGAGAGAGATACTCTCGAAGATTGCCGAGGTCGACTACTATGTGCGGTGGTATTCCAGGCAGCACGACCGCGGGATCTGGGCCAGCCGTCAGTTGGGAGGGGCTGCTGAGTTCGAGACCATCACCGAATACGAGTTGGGGGACAACCCGAGATCGATAAACTGGTCGGCCACGGCAAGAACCGGGGGGCACCGGATTCTGAAAAACACCCGGCTGACAGAGGCCAATCTTGCCGTCTTTCTGGTGGTCGACTTGACCCCTTCCATGGATTTCGGAACCGTGCGGACAACAAAGCGGAGGCTCGCAGCAGAGATCTCGGCCGTCCTCGCCCACGCGGCCTGGCGGTGCGGTGACCGGGTCGGTTTCATCGGATACGGGTCTGGCGTGGAGGTCGAATGGCCTCTTCGGAATGCCAGGGACTATCGCCTTCTGATTCCGGAGAAGATACTCCAAGTCCGCTCCCATGGAAACGGAGAGAGCGGACTGGGCCGCGCCCTGGTCAGGCTTCCCCAAAAACGGTCTCTGGTTTTCATTGTTTCTGACTTTCAGGACGACCTTGAAGAACTCGAAATCGCACTCAAACCCGTTGCCATCACCCACGATGTGGTGCCTCTGGTCCTCTGGGACCCGAGGGAGAGAATCCTTCCCAGGAAGCGGTGCGTTACCGTTGTGAAGGATCTCGAGACAGGCACGACGAGGACCGTCTGGCTCGGAGGGATTCGGAAAAGAACGGCCTTTCAGAGAAAGGCCGAAGCCATGGTGGGCCGTTTGAAGGCCCTGTTTCACCGCCTCGGTATGGACGCTCTCTGGATCAGCCAGGAGACCGACTATGTGGGGGAACTCGGCAAATTCTTCTCTCTTCGCAGGAGAGCAGGCTAG